The stretch of DNA CGGCGTGCTGATGAAGCTGACGATGAATACACTCGGATATAATGCGGCTTTCATTGTGCTCGGCAATGTGCTAGCAATTGCCTGTGCGGTCCTGCTTAGCGAGCTGAGGGTAAAGTGGTTTAAGAAGCTGACACAGTCCGTAATGTTCCTGCCTTATTTCATTTCTTTTGTAATCCTTAGCGTCATTGCTTACAATCTGTTCAATTATGAAAGCGGATTCCTGAATACGGCACTAAAACAGCTGAGCATGAACCCTATCGACGTATACAACACGCCCTGGATTTGGGTGATCCTGATCATTCTATTTTATCTATGGAAAAATCTCGGCTACAGCATGGTCATCTACCTGGCCTCCATTACAGGGATCAGTGATGAATATTATGAGGCGGCCAAAATGGACGGGGCCAATATCTTTCAGCGAATTTGGTACATTACGCTGCCCATGCTGAAAAATACGTTCGTGATGCTGCTCCTGTTCGCTCTCGGTTCGATCATGAAAGGGCAGTTCGACCTGTTCTACCAACTGATCGGGAATAACGGGGTGCTGTATAACGCCACAGATATTCTGGATACGTATGTATACCGTTCCCTGAAGGTTACGTTTGATATCGGGATGGCTACGGCCGCAGGGCTGTACCAATCCATGTTCGGGTTTATTCTGATTATGACCGTGAATTACATCATCCGCAGAATCAATGATGAATACGCTCTATTCTAGAGGAGGGAGACGATGAAGGTGAAGCAAGAGAAGTACTACAGGTCCTTTCAGGTGGGGGCCTACCTGATCATCACGCTCATTGCACTCCTATGCCTGTTCCCGTTCCTGCTGATTATATCCGCTTCACTGACGCAGAATGAATCCATCGTTCGGGACGGTTATCATCTTCTGCCCCAGGCCTGGTCCCTGGAAGGCTACAGGATGGTATTCCGCTTTCCTGAGCAGGTGCTGAGAGCTTATGGGGTTACTATTATGACCACGGTGCTGGGAACGCTTGGCGGCCTGTTTCTGATTACCATGGCAGGCTATGTGCTGCAGCGCAAGGATTTTAAATACCGCAATGTATTTTCCTTCTATATTTACTTCACCACGCTCTTTGGCGGCGGCCTGGTTCCCTGGTACATCATGATCACCAAATATCTGCAGTTGACCGATACGTATGCCGTGCTGATTTTGCCAGGGCTGATGACACCCTTTCTGGTGATCCTTATGAAGAATTTTATCCGATCGGCCGTTCCTGAAGAGCTTATTGAGTCTGCCAAGATCGATGGGGCGGGGGACTTTCGGATTTATTATAGGATCGTGCTCCAGCTGTCTATGCCGGGTATTGCGACCGTCGGCCTGTTCCTGGCGCTTGCTTACTGGAATGACTGGTTCACCTCATCCTTATTTATTAACGATCAGAGTAAATTCCAGCTTCAATACTATCTCTACAACGTGATGAATGCGATGCAGTTCGTGAATCAGATGGGGGCTGGCTCGGGGGTATCTCTGGGAACCGACATCCCTACAGAATCGACCAAGATGGCGATGGCCATCGTGGTGACAGGCCCTATTCTGTTCCTTTATCCGTTTGTGCAGCGTTATTTTGTAAAGGGCTTAACGATTGGGGCAGTCAAAGGATAGATGCGTGGAACGATCAGGCTTCATAAATTTTTTACGAAAAAGGAGAGAGCGAAGGATGCGGAAGAGAACGGGAAGGCTCATGGCCTTAGCCATGGCCGTGCTGCTTACAGCAAGTGTACTAACAGGCTGCGGAGGAGCCAACAATACACCCATATCGGCTGACGGGGAATCCACGGGAGCCAGCGGGAAGACGACAGATAACGGACTCGATATTTCCAAGAAGGTTACGCTGCAGTTCTATATGCTGGGCGATGCGCCCAAGGACCTGCCGGTGATTGAAGAGGAAATTAATAAGCTGGCCGAGCGTGACCTAAATGCCAAGGTGAAATTTAACTACACCTCCTGGACGGATTGGGATCAGAAATACAAGCTGCTGCTTTCCTCCGGACAGCCGGTGGACCTGATCTTTACGGCCGACTGGACAGGATTCCAGTCTTATGCGAAGAAGGGAGCGTTCCAGCCCTTGGATGAACTGCTTCCTAAGGCCTCGCCCAAGCTGTATGAGTATGTGCCGAAGGACATGTGGGAGGCGGTAAAGGTGGATGGCAAAACCTATACCGTTCCTGCAACCTACAAGGAGTACGTCACCAACGGTTTTGTATATCGTGAGGATTTAAGGAAGAAGTATAATCTGCCGGTGCCCAAAGATATTCCCAGCTATGAGGCCTACATGGACGGAATCAAGGCAAATGAACCGGATATGATGGCTCTTGCCACAACTTCAGACCCCAGCCGCAATCTGATGGATCAATTCAGGGAAATTTCCCACAACCCCATCGGCGGGCCGCTTCCTTATGGGATCGGCATTAAATATGATCAGCCTGGAGAGGTGTATTCCTACTGGGGCTCTGAGGAGCAAATTGAGGACCTGAAGACAGTCAAGCGCTGGGCGGAGAAGGGCTTCTTCCCGAAAAATGTACTGAACCAAAAGGATACGATGCAGGATCAGCTTACCAGTGGCAAAGCAGCCAGTATCCTGGGAGACAATCCGACCCGCTTTAATGATGCGGTGATTAAGCTCGCGACCACTCATCCGGATTGGGAGCTGGGGTATTATCCTTATCCGCTAACCCGTGGATTTGCATCACCCGTTCATCCGATCCACAATGGCTTTGCGGTGCCGAAGAGCAGTAAGAATCCGGAACGCGCTCTGGCATTCTACGAGAAGCTGGTCACGGATAAAGAGTACAATTGGCTGACCGAATACGGGATTGAAGGCAAGAACTTCGAAGTGGATCAGGACGGTTATTACAAAATGCTGGGCGACAAGAACTCCAACGGCTTTGCCCGCGAAGGCATGAACGGATGGGCCTGGCGGAATCCGGAATATATGCTGTTTGACAAGACATTTGACCGGGTGAAGGAGATTTTTGCCGAGCTGGACAAAATTCAGAAGCCCGATATCTTCACAGGCTTTGCCGAGGATTATACGGCGTATCAATCGGAAAGGGCGGCGCTTGAGCAGGTGGAGAAGCAGTACTTATATCCCCTTGAGGCCGGTTTGATCGAGAATGTGGAGGAGGGGGTTCGGAACTTCATGGAGAAGGCCAAGCAAGCAGGGCTGGAGAAAGCACAGGCGGGTTTTAAAGAGCAGTGGCTGAAATATGTGCAGGAAAAGGGGGTGAATTAACATCTTGCCCTAATGGGAGTGACAGGCAGGCCGAGGCACGTAGGCTTCGGCTTTGCCTATTTCTATTCTTTAGGAGGAGCCGAGGGTATGAGAACGGCGATATTCCGTGGGAGTGACGCCGAGGTGTTTCTTGAACATCCGGTAGAAATAAGAGCTGTTGGTGTAACCTATAGACTCTGCAATTTCTGCAATGGAGCTGTCGCCTGTAATGAGCAGCTTTTTGGCGTGCTCCAGGCGTGTGGCTGCGATCCGGTCGATGATCGTCCTCGCCGTATGCTGTTTGTAGATTCTGCTGATATAGACCGGAGACATGCCTAAGAGGCTGGCAATCCAGTTGACGGACAAATTCACATTTGTGTAGTCCTCCTCAATGATCCGCTCAATTCTTCGCACTAAGTCTTCCTGCTTGCTGCCGCGCTTCTCGGCAAGGTGGTGAATGATCTTATCGAAGAACCGATGGAAGGCGCCGATAAATTCAGCTGCTGTCGCATACTGCTCCATTTGTGGAAGCAGATGCTCCTCCTCGTCCAGCTCAAATTCCAGCGGACTGTTTCTCCTGGCGGTCATCAGGGCGGAGTGAATGGTTGAGCCGAGGTGGGCAGCTGCCGTTTGAGCTGCAGGATAGCCTCTTTGTGCGGCTTCCATCATAATTTCTGTGAACAGCTGCTTGGCAGGTAAGGCTTTTCCGCTCATCAGCGCCTCCAGCATTCTCTTCTCTTGTTCAAGTGGAAATACATAGCTCGCGGAGCAGGCAGCCTGCACTTCTTCTGCATCAATCAAGGAACCGTGACCCAGGCAAAACCGCTGGCGGGCCGCTTGCTTAACTTCCCTAAGGAGCATAGGCAGCTTCGAGGCTTGAGCTGTAACGGGACTGTAGGTACCGGACAGGCTAAGCTTCAGGTATTCAGACGCGGCCTGCTGTACTTGCTGCAGCAAGGCAAGCAGCTGGGCGTTATCCATCTGCTTGATGAGCAGGGAGTCCTTCAGATTTAACAGGAGGAGGACCCCTTCATCTGACAGGTCCACGGTCTCGACATGATAAGCCGGTGAGAGAATCTCGCTCGCGATGTTCATCACCGCAAACTGGTAGAGCAGAGCATCCTGGCTGTGAGTCTGCTTGAAGGTGCTCGCTTGATCTAGTTGCAGCAGTACCAGCCGATAGGGGGCATGAAAGTTAAAGGTGATCCCTACCTGCTTCAGCTGCCCGGGGTCTCGCCTCGCTAGAGGCGTCCCTACCCCTTGAACAAGGTCGCGGAGCAAATTCTGCTTGAGCGTATAGAGGCTGTCCCGCTTCTCACAGGCAAGCTGTTCGGACTGGCGCATAATTTGGCGGATCGGCCCATACAGCACGCGTGAGACAAGGAGAGACAGAAGGAGACCGGCCAATAGGATGATAGAGGCAAGTATCAGCGTTGTAGTCCGAATGCTGCGGATCTTCTCCATCACCAAGGTGTAGGGAGTAATGCGAACATATTGCCAGCCTAAGGTATCAGGTGCCGTATAGGTGATTAGGTGCTTGGCGTCTTTCAGGTTGGCGGTATGGTATCCGGAGGTCTCCTGCCCGCGGACATGTTCATTAATATAGGTTTGAAATGCAGAATCCAGAGGATAAGGCGTTAAGTTTGGGCCGGAGAAGAGTCTACCGTTATTGTCCATGATGTAGGTGACGCCTGCCGTGGGATCCATTTCTCCCGCCATGTTATGGTTGATCCAGTCTGCTGAGATGTTCACCACGACTGCGGAGTTCAGGCTCTGATCCGAACTGATGGCATCAAAGCACAGATAGGAATAAACCCCGAAGCTGCCTTGTCTTGAATTATGTACCGTTCTTGGGATCGGGGTGAATGGCTTATATTGCTGGAAATTATCCAGAACCTCAGCGATGCTGGCATCCTCCAGCTCATAACGTCCAAACGTGCCGGATTCGCCCTTGGCAGAGGCTACATAGTATTGGCTGCTCTTGGCATTGTAAATATAGATGGAGTCGATAAAGGGCATAGAGTTCAAATAATTGGACAGCTCCAGCATAGTAGCCGTAGTATCATATACCGACGGCTTCGTATAGAACATCAGCTTGGAGATCGTTGCATTTCTGTAAATCTGGAAAGAAAGAGCCTGCGCACTCTCCGTGGTTCCGATGATCTCTCTGCTCGTTTTGGTTAGATCGCTCAAGTCAGACTGGTATACCTGTTTCAACTGGATACGCTGGTAGTTCACAAAATAAATATAAGAGGACAGCACAAGAGTAAGAACAATGCATAGCGTAAGG from Paenibacillus sp. CAA11 encodes:
- a CDS encoding ABC transporter permease, with translation MKKKGFLHELVTNRVMFLMLLPALLFFLVNSYFPMVGIYYAFTRFDFNTGLFDSPFVGFENFKYLWTSGVLMKLTMNTLGYNAAFIVLGNVLAIACAVLLSELRVKWFKKLTQSVMFLPYFISFVILSVIAYNLFNYESGFLNTALKQLSMNPIDVYNTPWIWVILIILFYLWKNLGYSMVIYLASITGISDEYYEAAKMDGANIFQRIWYITLPMLKNTFVMLLLFALGSIMKGQFDLFYQLIGNNGVLYNATDILDTYVYRSLKVTFDIGMATAAGLYQSMFGFILIMTVNYIIRRINDEYALF
- a CDS encoding carbohydrate ABC transporter permease, with product MKVKQEKYYRSFQVGAYLIITLIALLCLFPFLLIISASLTQNESIVRDGYHLLPQAWSLEGYRMVFRFPEQVLRAYGVTIMTTVLGTLGGLFLITMAGYVLQRKDFKYRNVFSFYIYFTTLFGGGLVPWYIMITKYLQLTDTYAVLILPGLMTPFLVILMKNFIRSAVPEELIESAKIDGAGDFRIYYRIVLQLSMPGIATVGLFLALAYWNDWFTSSLFINDQSKFQLQYYLYNVMNAMQFVNQMGAGSGVSLGTDIPTESTKMAMAIVVTGPILFLYPFVQRYFVKGLTIGAVKG
- a CDS encoding ABC transporter substrate-binding protein, whose protein sequence is MRKRTGRLMALAMAVLLTASVLTGCGGANNTPISADGESTGASGKTTDNGLDISKKVTLQFYMLGDAPKDLPVIEEEINKLAERDLNAKVKFNYTSWTDWDQKYKLLLSSGQPVDLIFTADWTGFQSYAKKGAFQPLDELLPKASPKLYEYVPKDMWEAVKVDGKTYTVPATYKEYVTNGFVYREDLRKKYNLPVPKDIPSYEAYMDGIKANEPDMMALATTSDPSRNLMDQFREISHNPIGGPLPYGIGIKYDQPGEVYSYWGSEEQIEDLKTVKRWAEKGFFPKNVLNQKDTMQDQLTSGKAASILGDNPTRFNDAVIKLATTHPDWELGYYPYPLTRGFASPVHPIHNGFAVPKSSKNPERALAFYEKLVTDKEYNWLTEYGIEGKNFEVDQDGYYKMLGDKNSNGFAREGMNGWAWRNPEYMLFDKTFDRVKEIFAELDKIQKPDIFTGFAEDYTAYQSERAALEQVEKQYLYPLEAGLIENVEEGVRNFMEKAKQAGLEKAQAGFKEQWLKYVQEKGVN
- a CDS encoding helix-turn-helix domain-containing protein; the protein is MREFQLSKNRKLYVMILLSLTLCIVLTLVLSSYIYFVNYQRIQLKQVYQSDLSDLTKTSREIIGTTESAQALSFQIYRNATISKLMFYTKPSVYDTTATMLELSNYLNSMPFIDSIYIYNAKSSQYYVASAKGESGTFGRYELEDASIAEVLDNFQQYKPFTPIPRTVHNSRQGSFGVYSYLCFDAISSDQSLNSAVVVNISADWINHNMAGEMDPTAGVTYIMDNNGRLFSGPNLTPYPLDSAFQTYINEHVRGQETSGYHTANLKDAKHLITYTAPDTLGWQYVRITPYTLVMEKIRSIRTTTLILASIILLAGLLLSLLVSRVLYGPIRQIMRQSEQLACEKRDSLYTLKQNLLRDLVQGVGTPLARRDPGQLKQVGITFNFHAPYRLVLLQLDQASTFKQTHSQDALLYQFAVMNIASEILSPAYHVETVDLSDEGVLLLLNLKDSLLIKQMDNAQLLALLQQVQQAASEYLKLSLSGTYSPVTAQASKLPMLLREVKQAARQRFCLGHGSLIDAEEVQAACSASYVFPLEQEKRMLEALMSGKALPAKQLFTEIMMEAAQRGYPAAQTAAAHLGSTIHSALMTARRNSPLEFELDEEEHLLPQMEQYATAAEFIGAFHRFFDKIIHHLAEKRGSKQEDLVRRIERIIEEDYTNVNLSVNWIASLLGMSPVYISRIYKQHTARTIIDRIAATRLEHAKKLLITGDSSIAEIAESIGYTNSSYFYRMFKKHLGVTPTEYRRSHTLGSS